Proteins from one Bos taurus isolate L1 Dominette 01449 registration number 42190680 breed Hereford chromosome 7, ARS-UCD2.0, whole genome shotgun sequence genomic window:
- the ARRDC5 gene encoding arrestin domain-containing protein 5 isoform X1, with amino-acid sequence MTSLRPRISVTWGRGKDVSPSPQPPMSVVKSIELVLPKDAVYLAGCIIEGQVVLTLNSTLVDPIVKVELVGRGYVEWNEETGASRDYSREVICNNKADYVHKTKTFPVEDNWLSAGSHTFDFHFNLPPRLPSTFTSKIGNIFYFVQASCMGREHILAKKKIYLMVQGTSSIFHSEKSLQNPLFVEAEKKVSYNCCSQGTICLQIQMEKNTFTPGERVIFTTEINNQTSKCIKTVIFALYAHVHYEGFTPNAERRSRVDSSELLRQEANTHITAFNTTKIVSTFHLPPVLSVSGSGSQDSEIMNTQYELVSTVHLPWTLTSVKAKVPIIITSNPVDSNQTAAGCRTRAPLPVSPDQQN; translated from the exons ATGACCTCACTGCGGCCGAGGATCTCTGTGAcatgggggaggggaaaggatgTTTCTCCGTCACCCCAACCCCCCATGTCTGTGGTGAAGTCGATCGAATTAGTGCTGCCCAAGGATGCAGTCTACCTGGCCGGCTGCATCATCGAAGGACAGGTGGTCCTAACTCTGAACAGCACCCTGGTGGACCCCATCGTGAAGGTGGAGCTCGTGGGAAGAGGTTACGTGGAGTGGAATGAAGAAACTGGGGCGTCCCGCGATTATAGCCGAGAAGTTATTTGCAACAACAAGGCTGACTATGTGCACAAGACAAAGACATTCCCAGTGGAGG ATAATTGGTTAAGTGCAGGCAGCCACACCTTTGATTTCCATTTCAACTTACCTCCCAGGCTCCCTTCCACCTTCACCAGCAAAATCGGCAACATCTTTTACTTCGTGCAGGCCTCCTGCATGGGTCGGGAGCACATTCTagccaagaagaaaatatacttGATGGTTCAAGGCACTTCCTCGATTTTCCACTCAGAAAAATCATTGCAG AACCCTCTGTTCGTGGAGGCTGAGAAGAAGGTGTCTTACAACTGCTGCAGCCAGGGCACCATCTGCCTGCAGATCCAGATGGAAAAGAATACCTTCACGCCGGGGGAGAGGGTCATTTTCACCACTGAAATCAACAACCAGACCAGCAAGTGCATTAAGACGGTCATCTTCGCCCTGTATGCCCACGTGCACTACGAGGGCTTCACGCCCAATGCGGAGCGCCGCTCCAGGGTGGATAGCAGTGAGCTGCTCAGGCAGGAGGCCAACACCCACATCACGGCCTTCAACACCACCAAGATTGTCAGCACTTTCCACCTCCCGCCCGTGCTGTCCGTGAGCGGTAGTGGCTCACAGGACAGTGAGATCATGAACACCCAGTACGAGCTGGTCAGCACCGTCCACCTGCCCTGGACCCTGACCAGCGTCAAGGCCAAGGTGCCCATCATTATCAccagcaaccccgtggactcaaACCAGACTGCTGCAGGCTGCCGGACCAGGGCACCGTTACCCGTGAGCCCAGATCAACAGAATTAA
- the ARRDC5 gene encoding arrestin domain-containing protein 5 (The RefSeq protein has 1 substitution compared to this genomic sequence), whose protein sequence is MSVVKSIELVLPKDAVYLAGCIIEGQVVLTLNSTLVDPIVKVELVGRGYVEWNEETGASRDYSREVICNNKADYVHKTKTFPVEDNWLSAGSHTFDFHFNLPPRLPSTFTSKIGNIFYFVQASCMGREHILAKKKIYLMVQGTSSIFHSEKSLQNPLFVEAEKKVSYNCCSQGTICLQIQMEKNTFTPGERDIFTTEINNQTSKCIKTVIFALYAHVHYEGFTPNAERRSRVDSSELLRQEANTHITAFNTTKIVSTFHLPPVLSVSGSGSQDSEIMNTQYELVSTVHLPWTLTSVKAKVPIIITSNPVDSNQTAAGCRTRAPLPVSPDQQN, encoded by the exons ATGTCTGTGGTGAAGTCGATCGAATTAGTGCTGCCCAAGGATGCAGTCTACCTGGCCGGCTGCATCATCGAAGGACAGGTGGTCCTAACTCTGAACAGCACCCTGGTGGACCCCATCGTGAAGGTGGAGCTCGTGGGAAGAGGTTACGTGGAGTGGAATGAAGAAACTGGGGCGTCCCGCGATTATAGCCGAGAAGTTATTTGCAACAACAAGGCTGACTATGTGCACAAGACAAAGACATTCCCAGTGGAGG ATAATTGGTTAAGTGCAGGCAGCCACACCTTTGATTTCCATTTCAACTTACCTCCCAGGCTCCCTTCCACCTTCACCAGCAAAATCGGCAACATCTTTTACTTCGTGCAGGCCTCCTGCATGGGTCGGGAGCACATTCTagccaagaagaaaatatacttGATGGTTCAAGGCACTTCCTCGATTTTCCACTCAGAAAAATCATTGCAG AACCCTCTGTTCGTGGAGGCTGAGAAGAAGGTGTCTTACAACTGCTGCAGCCAGGGCACCATCTGCCTGCAGATCCAGATGGAAAAGAATACCTTCACGCCGGGGGAGAGGGTCATTTTCACCACTGAAATCAACAACCAGACCAGCAAGTGCATTAAGACGGTCATCTTCGCCCTGTATGCCCACGTGCACTACGAGGGCTTCACGCCCAATGCGGAGCGCCGCTCCAGGGTGGATAGCAGTGAGCTGCTCAGGCAGGAGGCCAACACCCACATCACGGCCTTCAACACCACCAAGATTGTCAGCACTTTCCACCTCCCGCCCGTGCTGTCCGTGAGCGGTAGTGGCTCACAGGACAGTGAGATCATGAACACCCAGTACGAGCTGGTCAGCACCGTCCACCTGCCCTGGACCCTGACCAGCGTCAAGGCCAAGGTGCCCATCATTATCAccagcaaccccgtggactcaaACCAGACTGCTGCAGGCTGCCGGACCAGGGCACCGTTACCCGTGAGCCCAGATCAACAGAATTAA